Genomic window (Akkermansiaceae bacterium):
GCTTCTCGACCTTTGTTTCAGGAACGATGGGGCCGGGACCAGCACAGGCGGCCAACAGAGGGAATACAAAGAGCGGTGCGAACTTCATGCAGGAATGAAGTTGGCGTATGCAATACCTCCGGGCAAGCTCCGAAGCATTCCATGCAAGTCCGGATCATCGCCGCAGGCAAACCCGCCCTCGCTTACGCAAAGGCCGGAGTCGAAGAATACCTGAAACGGCTATCCCGCTTCGGAAACCATGAACTGGTGATCATCAAGGCAGGATCCCGGGACGATGTCTCCCCACGCCTGCTGGAACGCTCGGAAGGCTCATTCCGGATCGGCCTCGATGAACGCGGAAAGAGCCTGACCACGCGCGCATTCCACCAGCAACTGGAGACGCTGGAACTCCGCGGGGACGTGAAATGCGTCTCGTTCCTGATCGGCGCGGCGGACGGGCACAACGAAGCGCTGCGGAAAAACTGCGATCTGCTGATCTCCGTCTCCCCTTTCACCCTGCAACACGAACTGGCCCTGGTGATCCTGCTGGAGCAGCTCTACCGGGTCGCCTCATTGAAAGCGGGCATGCCCTATCACCGGGACTAGCCGGACACCGCCGGCAAACCTCAGCGGCGGTAGCGGTTCTGCTCCATCATCCCGAACTGCCCCTGGCCCTGTCCTGCGACGGGAGTGTTCCATGGGATCTGGCTGCTCTGGCTGCCGGGAGGCGGCGTGGGCTTTTTCTCCACCTCCTTGAGGCAGGATACCAACCCGAGCGTGGAGGCGACAACGGCAAGCGTGATGATGGCGCGCATGGTCCGAGCGTAAAAAAAGCTCCGCGGCTGGCAAGCCTGCGGAGCTTTTAAAATTCAAATGCCCTGATCTCAGTTGGCGGCAGGCTGGGCGACGATCACCCGGTCCCCCGCCTGGATGCGCACGCCGGGAGCAAGGCTCTCAAGCTCGATGTCCGCGATGGTCTGGGTGGCTTCGATCGAGGTGGGCTTCACCCGGCCGATGAACTGGCCGTCCCGCTTCACCAGCAGGCTGGTCTGCGGAGTGAAACCGGAGTTCGAACCGGCGCCGATGACGAGGAATCCCCAATCCTGGTTCACCGCGGTCACGACGGCTTCCATCGCATTGCGGCTGATCCGGACGCTGCTTTCCACCGCACGGTCGCTGAGGCGCTTCGACTCACCACGGGTGGAGGTGATCTTTTTCTGCGCCCCATCGATGAGCGCGGTCAGTTCCTCCATGCGGGCCTTCTTCGATTTGACGTTGGCTTCGATCTTGGCGACCTCGTCACCGATGTTGTCGATGTTCACGTTGGTGCCGATGTCTTTCAGCAGCTTGTTAAGCTCATCCACCGCCTTGTTGAGGTCGGCAAGCTCCTGCTGCTGGGTGGCAAGGGTGGTGTCGATGGTTGCGATGTCGCGCTTGATGCTGCTCTCGGAGGCTTTCAGGGCCGCCAGGGCGCTGTTGACATCCTCGCGCTGCTTGGTGGCGGCGGTGAGGGCGGCACGCTCGTTGTCGCGCTCCTTTTCGGTCGCGGTGGCTTCCGCACGGACCTTCTCCTCTTCAGCCTTCTTCTCGAGGCGGATGTTTTGTTGATCGGCGAATTTCTGGGACTGGGCGAAGGAGAAAAACGCGGCGGCGCCAGCGGCCAGAATCAATAGAACGTTAGTGACAACTTTCATCGGGGTTCTTTGGAGAGTTTTTTGGAAAAAGGGGTTTCTTCGATTCAGTTGGAAGGAGCTGGAACGGGGCCGGAGGAAGCCGCGCCCGGCGTCGCCGGAGGCGTCACTTTCACACCTGGCACCACCAGATCACCGGGAGAAATGGTGACGCCTTCCTTCGCGGTGTCAGGGATGATGCTTGCGGAGGCGGTGTTGCGCTCCACGGCGGTCACAAGAAGCTTGGCGATGACCTCGTCGTCGCGAACGACGTCTAGGGTGGAATTGGTGATGACCCCCGCGGTATTGCCGGATGAAAGGGTAACGAAGCCCCAGTTCGGATAGACGGCGCTGACACGTGCGCGCAGGTTCGGGAAGGATTCGCCCTTGGAACGGAGCTCCACCTGCTTGCGCTGCTCCGCGACCTGACTTTCCACCCGGGTGTTCTCCGTGGTGAGGCTGGCCAGCTTCGATTCGGCGGTGGCAACGGAGTCATCCAGTTCCTTGGACTCGTTGATCATGGTGCCCAGCTTGCTGGCAAGGTCGCGGATGTTTCCGAGGGAGTCGGTCTTTTCGCGCGCCTGGTCGAGCTTCGCCTTGTTGCCTTCGGCTTCCGCCGCCTTGGCTTCCTTGGACTTGGTCAGTTCCTCGTTGGCTTTCTGTTGCTCGTCGCGCTGTGCCTCGACCTTGGGGATTTCAGCGAGAACCGCTTCCTTTTCAGCCTTGGTTTCGTCGCGGTCCTCGATGGCGGCGGCTTTGCGCGCCTCGGTTTTCGCAAGGGCCGCCTCGACCGCCTGCCGGTTCTCGATTTCAACTTTGTAGGCGTTCTTGTTTTTCAGACCGATAAAGGCGGCGATCGCCAACGTAACGAGTGTGAGGGTTCCGAAGATTTTGGACATGGGGTTTTATTGTGAAACTTTGGATTCCGCGTGTGGGCAAAACATTAGGAGTTCCCTTTTCCCCACGGCAATCCAAATTTCCTCCAGCCGCGGCAATAATTTAGCGCGGATTCACAAAGTAATCACATCAGACAGCTCATTCCGCCGTCTTCCATGCAGTCCATCTTCCGTGTTT
Coding sequences:
- a CDS encoding 23S rRNA (pseudouridine(1915)-N(3))-methyltransferase RlmH, which codes for MQVRIIAAGKPALAYAKAGVEEYLKRLSRFGNHELVIIKAGSRDDVSPRLLERSEGSFRIGLDERGKSLTTRAFHQQLETLELRGDVKCVSFLIGAADGHNEALRKNCDLLISVSPFTLQHELALVILLEQLYRVASLKAGMPYHRD